The following proteins are co-located in the Triticum aestivum cultivar Chinese Spring chromosome 1A, IWGSC CS RefSeq v2.1, whole genome shotgun sequence genome:
- the LOC123100141 gene encoding uncharacterized protein produces MDLRWSVEVKGGETLRSAPVLNGRRGVVTHVSLVHPPPSAAGGGQRVEVVEAYVKTVDGTLELASLSSERPRAELPRPVLVMGLDLFCSRVRRQGGDPTGDVAVAVRFEGLFNDGYVLPPPLEDEEDHMLWSSEDDDDDDSGAEDDESVGSDSEDYDEDDSSGEEEESDDEVDGQAAMESSAHNDMLLQMVHPSKFVLEGGSAPRFAAAGKTAGFMQVAATERQDEADLMQILVLFRYTRFSPSSCGVEARRSTKEHQLRFIATGEHTARSLEWAGSSLGLLIYPHGFRKKLQELWSSLASKVSVPPGARRVEVFVDVGLLRRADYTLASMRHMCAALEGMVAKPWPGRFTGMELHLPEPVRCTRDADERPAKQRKVVAAGQECCKDVGEQPANRRRVVAAGEDCPVCWQLLEGDDLAAWPGCGKPHVFHGACLEQVLKMSETCPLCRRNLYIEPKMVAASYT; encoded by the coding sequence ATGGACCTCCGCTGGTCCGTCGAGGTCAAGGGCGGCGAGACCCTGAGATCAGCGCCCGTGCTGAACGGCCGCCGCGGCGTCGTCACCCACGTGTCCCTCGTCCACCCGCCGCCGAGCGCAGCTGGCGGCGGACAGCGCGTCGAAGTCGTGGAAGCCTACGTCAAGACCGTCGACGGCACCCTCGAGCTCGCGTCGCTGTCGTCCGAGAGGCCGCGCGCGGAGCTGCCGCGACCGGTGCTGGTGATGGGCCTCGATCTCTTCTGCTCTCGCGTGAGGCGACAGGGCGGCGACCCCACTGGTGATGTGGCGGTCGCCGTTCGGTTTGAGGGTCTCTTCAACGACGGTTACGTTCTTCCTCCGCCGTTGGAGGACGAAGAGGATCATATGCTGTGGTCGTCggaggatgacgacgatgacgacagCGGGGCCGAGGACGACGAGTCGGTGGGTTCGGATTCGGAAGACTACGACGAAGATGACAgcagcggcgaggaggaggagagcgacgacGAGGTTGACGGACAAGCGGCCATGGAGAGCAGCGCCCACAATGACATGCTGCTACAGATGGTACACCCCAGCAAGTTCGTCCTCGAGGGAGGTTCGGCGCCGCGGTTCGCCGCCGCTGGGAAGACGGCCGGCTTCATGCAGGTCGCCGCCACGGAGAGGCAAGACGAAGCCGACCTCATGCAGATCCTCGTGCTCTTCCGCTACACCCGCTTCTCGCCATCATCGTGCGGCGTGGAAGCGCGCAGGAGCACGAAAGAGCACCAGCTCCGGTTCATAGCCACAGGCGAACACACGGCGAGGTCGCTGGAGTGGGCCGGATCGTCGCTGGGCCTGCTGATATACCCCCATGGCTTCAGGAAGAAGCTCCAGGAGCTATGGTCCAGCTTGGCGTCGAAGGTGAGCGTCCCGCCGGGAGCAAGACGCGTCGAGGTGTTCGTCGACGTTGGCCTCCTCCGGCGAGCGGACTACACGCTAGCGAGCATGCGGCACATGTGCGCCGCGCTGGAGGGCATGGTGGCGAAGCCGTGGCCCGGGCGCTTCACCGGCATGGAGCTGCACTTGCCAGAGCCGGTGCGGTGCACCAGGGACGCCGACGAGCGGCCGGCAAAGCAGAGGAAGGTCGTTGCAGCCGGGCAGGAGTGCTGCAAGGACGTCGGTGAGCAGCCGGCGAACCGAAGGAGGGTTGTTGCCGCCGGGGAGGATTGCCCCGTCTGCTGGCAGCTGCTGGAGGGCGACGACCTCGCCGCGTGGCCGGGCTGCGGCAAGCCCCACGTCTTCCATGGCGCGTGCCTGGAGCAAGTCCTCAAGATGAGCGAGACGTGCCCGCTTTGCAGGCGCAACCTGTACATCGAGCCCAAGATGGTAGCCGCCAGCTACACCTAG
- the LOC123100250 gene encoding desiccation-related protein PCC13-62: protein MARAHGAFLLQLLAAGLQVVALAATITVTQTDDPRCRPSLPRRGAIAVYPSDMEQLQFLLNPKFVEAEWFLHAALGRGIDYLDRNLSAGGPAPVGPRKASLDFRTTEIAAELGYQEVGHIRAITQANGGFPRPPIDLSADRFAAIMDDALGARLDPPFDAYNGTVNFLLASYILPHVTAAAAVGISPNLMGYASKRLHASVLAVEAGQDAVIRMLLYQRADETVAPYKGRTVAEFTRRISDWRNELSGCGAKDEGVKVLDRHQGAERRTISNILGAGVDSLGYQRTPAEALRILYGSRNEQVPGGFLPRGANGTIARGFVQLA from the coding sequence ATGGCTCGCGCGCACGGCGCATTCCTGCTGCAGCTGCTGGCCGCGGGCCTGCAGGTCGTCGCGCTCGCGGCGACCATCACAGTCACACAGACGGACGACCCGCGGTGCCGGCCGAGCCTGCCGCGGCGGGGCGCCATCGCGGTGTACCCGAGCGACATGGAGCAGCTGCAGTTCCTGCTCAACCCCAAGTTCGTGGAGGCGGAGTGGTTCCTCCACGCCGCGCTGGGCCGCGGCATCGACTACCTCGACCGCAACCTCTCGGCGGGCGGCCCGGCCCCCGTCGGCCCGCGCAAGGCCAGCCTCGACTTCCGCACCACCGAGATCGCCGCGGAGCTCGGGTACCAGGAGGTGGGCCACATCAGGGCCATCACGCAGGCCAACGGCGGGTTCCCGCGCCCGCCCATCGACCTCAGCGCCGACCGCTTCGCCGCCATCATGGACGACGCCCTGGGCGCGCGCCTCGACCCGCCCTTCGACGCCTACAACGGCACCGTCAACTTCCTCCTCGCCTCCTACATCCTGCcccacgtcaccgccgccgccgccgtcggcatcAGCCCCAACCTCATGGGCTACGCCTCCAAGCGCCTCCACGCCAGCGTCCTGGCGGTGGAGGCCGGGCAGGACGCGGTGATCAGGATGCTGCTGTACCAGCGCGCCGACGAGACGGTGGCGCCCTACAAGGGGCGCACGGTGGCCGAGTTCACGCGCCGGATCTCCGACTGGCGCAACGAGCTGTCCGGCTGCGGCGCCAAGGACGAGGGGGTCAAGGTGCTGGACCGGCATCAGGGCGCGGAGCGACGCACCATCAGCAACATCCTCGGCGCCGGCGTGGACTCGCTCGGGTACCAGCGCACCCCGGCGGAGGCGCTGCGCATCCTCTACGGCTCGCGCAACGAGCAGGTCCCCGGCGGGTTCCTGCCCCGGGGCGCCAACGGCACCATCGCCAGAGGATTTGTCCAGCTCGCATAG
- the LOC123191404 gene encoding 40S ribosomal protein S4 gives MARGLKKHLKRLNAPSHWMLDKLGGAFAPKPSSGPHKARECLPLILILRNRLKYALTYREVQSILMQRHIMVDGKVRTDKTYPAGFMDIISIPKTGENYRLLYDTKGRFRLHSVRDEDAKFKLCKVRSVQFGQKGIPYLNTYDGRTIRYPDPLIKANDTIKLDLETNKIVDFIKFDVGNVVMVTGGRNTGRVGVIKNREKHKGTFETIHVEDAQGHQFATRLGNVFTIGKGTKPWVSLPKGKGIKLTIIEEQRKRDAAAQAAAKA, from the exons ATG GCTAGGGGTTTGAAGAAGCATCTGAAGAGGCTCAATGCCCCGTCTCACTGGATGCTTGACAAGCTTGGTGGAGCTTTT GCCCCCAAGCCATCATCTGGTCCTCACAAGGCCAGGGAGTGCCTTCCTCTGATCCTCATCCTGAGGAACAGACTGAAATATGCTCTCACCTACCGTGAAGTGCAGTCTATCCTTATGCAGCGTCATATCATGGTTGATGGAAAGGTCCGCACTGACAAGACCTACCCTGCTGGTTTCATGG ACATCATTTCCATTCCCAAGACTGGTGAGAACTACAGGCTTCTGTATGACACCAAGGGCCGCTTCCGCCTTCACTCTGTCAGGGATGAGGATGCTAAG TTCAAGCTCTGCAAGGTCAGGTCTGTCCAGTTCGGCCAGAAGGGCATCCCCTACCTGAACACCTATGATGGCCGCACCATCCGCTACCCAGACCCTCTCATCAAGGCCAATGACACTATCAAGCTCGACCTGGAGACCAACAAGATTGTTGACTTCATCAAGTTCGACGTTGGTAACGTGGTCATGGTGACTGGCGGGCGCAACACTGGGCGTGTTGGTGTGATCAAGAACAGGGAGAAGCATAAGGGAACCTTCGAGACCATCCACGTTGAGGATGCCCAGGGCCACCAGTTCGCCACCCGTCTGGGCAATGTATTCACCATTGGCAAGGGCACCAAGCCATGGGTGAGCCTCCCCAAGGGCAAGGGTATCAAGCTCACCATCAttgaggagcagaggaagcgggatgCCGCTGCCCAGGCTGCTGCCAAGGCCTGA